A genomic window from Micromonospora sp. WMMA1947 includes:
- a CDS encoding ROK family transcriptional regulator, producing MDARRTTVRDMRRANRSVLLTRIWLDGPLSRHELGQSTALSLASVSNLVGEMINEGLVEEAGSVESDGGRPRVLLRVAPGYGYLVGADVGETRVQVELFDLSMTALAKAEYPITAADPDPERVAAHLRHGLAAVIDQAGVDPAAVLGFGVAVAGTVERTADAVVHAQTLGWDGVPLGAMLRAGTDVPVHVDNGAKTLGQAEMWFGAGRGVRHAVVALVGSGVGASVVADGVGYRGAHSSAGEWGHTTIVYGGRRCRCGNLGCLEAYVGAEAVLDRFRQANRGRPAPGADEESAFGELLRSTGRTAAKVVDETVGYLGAGVANLVNLFNPERVVLGGWAGLALGERHLPAIRAATARHALRQPYAQTSIELCRLGPDAVAMGAATLPMTRLLRDGGVPRDPAARPGPAWGPGRRH from the coding sequence GTGGACGCCAGACGCACCACGGTGCGCGACATGCGCCGGGCCAACCGGTCGGTCCTGCTGACCCGGATCTGGCTGGACGGCCCGCTCAGCCGGCACGAGCTGGGCCAGTCCACAGCGCTCAGCCTGGCGAGCGTCAGCAACCTGGTCGGCGAGATGATCAACGAGGGTCTGGTCGAGGAGGCCGGCTCGGTCGAGTCCGACGGCGGCCGCCCCCGGGTCCTGCTGCGCGTCGCGCCCGGCTACGGCTACCTGGTCGGCGCCGACGTCGGCGAGACCCGGGTCCAGGTGGAGCTGTTCGACCTGAGCATGACCGCGCTGGCCAAGGCGGAGTACCCGATCACCGCGGCCGATCCCGACCCCGAGCGGGTCGCCGCGCACCTGCGGCACGGCCTCGCCGCGGTCATCGACCAGGCAGGCGTCGACCCCGCCGCCGTGCTCGGCTTCGGCGTCGCCGTCGCCGGCACCGTCGAGCGCACCGCCGACGCCGTGGTGCACGCCCAGACGCTCGGCTGGGACGGCGTCCCGCTCGGCGCGATGCTGCGCGCCGGCACCGACGTACCGGTGCACGTGGACAACGGCGCGAAGACGCTCGGCCAGGCCGAGATGTGGTTCGGCGCCGGCCGCGGCGTCCGGCACGCGGTGGTCGCCCTGGTCGGCTCCGGCGTCGGCGCGAGCGTGGTCGCCGACGGCGTCGGCTACCGGGGCGCGCACAGCAGCGCCGGGGAGTGGGGCCACACCACCATCGTGTACGGCGGCCGCCGCTGTCGCTGCGGCAACCTCGGCTGCCTGGAGGCGTACGTCGGGGCGGAGGCGGTGCTGGACCGGTTCCGCCAGGCCAACCGGGGCCGCCCGGCACCCGGCGCGGACGAGGAGTCCGCCTTCGGCGAGCTGCTGCGTTCCACCGGCCGCACCGCCGCGAAGGTGGTCGACGAGACGGTCGGCTACCTGGGCGCCGGGGTGGCGAACCTGGTGAACCTGTTCAACCCGGAGCGGGTGGTGCTCGGCGGCTGGGCCGGGCTGGCCCTGGGCGAACGGCACCTGCCCGCGATCCGCGCGGCGACCGCCCGGCACGCGCTGCGCCAGCCGTACGCGCAGACCTCGATCGAGCTGTGCCGGCTCGGACCGGACGCGGTCGCGATGGGCGCCGCCACCCTGCCGATGACCCGGCTGCTGCGCGACGGCGGCGTGCCCCGCGACCCGGCCGCCCGCCCGGGCCCGGCGTGGGGTCCGGGCCGCCGTCACTGA
- a CDS encoding ABC transporter permease, with protein MTLSPSSIEQVIPGQGAMAQPSARARRRRFRFVANAKAATGLAVLGVYVLLAVIGPWIAPYDPDARSADVLQAPSARHWFGTTHLGQDIFSQILVGARSVMVVGLTAGVLATILSVLIGVTAGYLGGAADEGLSAVSNVFLVIPALPLIIIVTSLVDQASDTLVALIIGLTSWAWGARVLRAQTLSLRRRDYVEAARATGERTWRIIGFEILPNLTAIIASGFVGTVIFAVMSEITLAFIGVSSMTSWNWGTILFWAQGQQALAQGAWWWFVPAGLAIALLGTALALINFGIDEFVSPRLRTGGRTRIRTADGRTVAMRVGFTPVLAPNPAPVPMRRPADPTREDATP; from the coding sequence ATGACACTCTCCCCGTCCAGCATCGAGCAGGTCATCCCCGGCCAGGGGGCGATGGCGCAGCCGTCGGCCCGGGCGCGCCGCCGCCGGTTCCGCTTCGTCGCCAACGCCAAGGCCGCGACCGGCCTCGCAGTCCTCGGGGTCTACGTGCTCCTGGCGGTGATCGGGCCGTGGATCGCGCCGTACGACCCGGACGCGCGCAGCGCCGACGTGCTCCAGGCGCCCTCGGCCCGGCACTGGTTCGGCACCACCCATCTCGGGCAGGACATCTTCAGCCAGATCCTGGTCGGCGCGCGCAGCGTGATGGTGGTGGGCCTGACCGCCGGCGTGCTCGCCACGATCCTGTCCGTCCTCATCGGCGTGACCGCCGGTTACCTGGGCGGCGCGGCCGACGAGGGCCTGTCGGCGGTGTCGAACGTGTTCCTGGTGATCCCGGCGCTGCCGCTGATCATCATCGTCACGTCCCTCGTCGACCAGGCCAGTGACACGCTCGTGGCGCTCATCATCGGCCTCACGTCGTGGGCCTGGGGCGCCCGCGTGCTGCGCGCCCAGACGCTGTCGTTACGCCGCCGCGACTACGTCGAGGCCGCCCGGGCCACCGGCGAGCGGACCTGGCGGATCATCGGCTTCGAGATCCTGCCGAACCTGACCGCGATCATCGCCTCCGGCTTCGTCGGCACCGTCATCTTCGCGGTGATGTCGGAGATCACCCTGGCGTTCATCGGCGTCTCGTCGATGACGTCGTGGAACTGGGGCACGATCCTGTTCTGGGCCCAGGGGCAGCAGGCCCTGGCGCAGGGCGCCTGGTGGTGGTTCGTGCCGGCCGGGCTGGCCATCGCGCTGCTCGGCACCGCGCTCGCGCTGATCAACTTCGGCATCGACGAGTTCGTCAGCCCGCGGCTGCGCACCGGCGGCCGGACCCGGATCCGGACCGCCGACGGCCGCACCGTCGCGATGCGCGTCGGGTTCACCCCGGTGCTCGCGCCGAACCCGGCGCCGGTCCCGATGCGGCGGCCGGCGGACCCCACCCGAGAGGACGCGACCCCATGA
- a CDS encoding gamma-glutamyltransferase family protein, with translation MAFTTRPTLRGTFGMVSSTHWLASQSAMGVLERGGNAFDAAVAAGFVLHVVEPHLNGPAGEVPAILATAADPTPRVLCGQGPAPAAATVAHFRSLGLDLVPGAGPLAAVVPGAVDAWLLLLRDHGTRTLAQVLEPAIGYAAAGHPLVGAAGQTVARVRSLFTDHWPTSARQWLRDGRPPAPGEMVTNPAYADTLRRLVHAGRAAGTDREAQIEAARRAWREGFVAEAIDAFSRLPFRDSSGRAHAGLVTGDDLAGWSATWEAPVTLDWHGHTVAKTGFWGQGPVLLQTLAVLDALDDPAVYDPSSLDGIHAQAEALKLAFADREAWYGDTDVPGSALLSAEYARSRAALVGDRASAGLRPGRPVGEPPRLPSHLHADVRRGAVPQDPSTGEPTVRADGVTRGDTCHVDVVDRWGNIISATPSGGWLQSSPTIPELGFPLGSRLQMCWLEEGLASTLRPGRRPRTTLSPTLVLRDGEPVMACGTPGGDQQDQWQLLFLLRHLAGGQELQEAIDAPTWHATSFPASFYPREVEPGVLVLEDRIDPDVLAGLRARGHTVRLSDPWSLGRMCAVTRDPRTGVLSAAANPRGAQGYAVGR, from the coding sequence ATGGCGTTCACCACCCGGCCGACGCTGCGCGGGACGTTCGGCATGGTCTCCTCCACGCACTGGCTCGCCAGTCAGTCCGCGATGGGCGTGCTGGAACGCGGCGGCAACGCCTTCGACGCCGCGGTGGCCGCCGGGTTCGTGCTGCACGTGGTGGAACCGCACCTCAACGGCCCGGCCGGGGAGGTGCCCGCGATCCTCGCCACCGCGGCCGACCCCACGCCGCGGGTGCTCTGCGGTCAGGGCCCGGCCCCGGCCGCCGCCACCGTCGCCCACTTCCGCTCGCTCGGCCTGGACCTGGTGCCCGGCGCCGGCCCACTCGCCGCGGTCGTGCCGGGCGCTGTCGACGCGTGGCTGCTGCTGTTGCGCGACCACGGCACCCGCACGCTCGCCCAGGTGCTGGAACCGGCGATCGGCTACGCCGCCGCCGGTCACCCGCTGGTCGGCGCCGCCGGGCAGACCGTCGCGCGGGTCCGGTCGCTGTTCACCGACCACTGGCCGACCTCCGCGCGGCAATGGCTCCGCGACGGCCGCCCGCCCGCGCCGGGGGAGATGGTCACCAACCCGGCGTACGCGGACACGCTGCGCCGCCTCGTCCACGCGGGACGGGCCGCCGGCACGGACCGGGAGGCGCAGATCGAGGCGGCCCGGCGCGCCTGGCGGGAGGGTTTCGTCGCCGAGGCGATCGACGCGTTCAGCCGGCTGCCGTTCCGCGACTCCAGCGGGCGTGCCCACGCCGGGCTGGTCACCGGCGACGACCTGGCCGGATGGTCGGCCACCTGGGAGGCGCCGGTCACGCTGGACTGGCACGGGCACACGGTCGCCAAGACCGGCTTCTGGGGCCAGGGCCCGGTGCTGCTGCAGACCCTGGCCGTCCTGGACGCGCTCGACGACCCGGCGGTCTACGATCCGTCCAGCCTGGACGGCATCCACGCGCAGGCCGAGGCGCTGAAGCTCGCGTTCGCCGACCGGGAGGCGTGGTACGGCGACACCGACGTGCCGGGCTCCGCGCTGCTGTCGGCGGAGTACGCCCGTTCGCGGGCCGCGCTGGTCGGTGACCGGGCGTCGGCCGGGTTGCGCCCCGGCCGCCCGGTGGGCGAGCCGCCCCGGCTTCCGTCCCACCTGCACGCCGACGTGCGTCGCGGGGCCGTTCCGCAGGACCCGAGCACCGGCGAGCCCACGGTCCGGGCCGACGGCGTGACCCGCGGCGACACCTGCCACGTCGACGTGGTGGACCGGTGGGGCAACATCATCTCTGCCACGCCCAGCGGCGGCTGGCTGCAGAGCTCGCCCACCATCCCGGAACTGGGCTTCCCGCTCGGCAGCCGGTTGCAGATGTGCTGGCTGGAGGAGGGGCTCGCGTCGACGCTGCGGCCGGGCCGGCGACCGCGTACCACGCTCAGCCCGACGCTCGTGCTGCGCGACGGCGAGCCGGTGATGGCCTGCGGCACGCCCGGCGGTGACCAGCAGGACCAGTGGCAGTTGCTGTTCCTGCTGCGGCACCTGGCCGGCGGGCAGGAGTTGCAGGAGGCGATCGACGCCCCCACGTGGCACGCCACGAGCTTTCCGGCGTCGTTCTATCCGCGCGAGGTCGAGCCCGGCGTGCTGGTGCTGGAGGACCGGATCGACCCGGACGTGCTGGCCGGCCTGCGCGCCCGCGGCCACACCGTCCGCCTGTCCGACCCGTGGAGCCTGGGCCGCATGTGCGCGGTGACACGCGACCCGCGCACCGGCGTCCTGTCCGCCGCGGCGAATCCTCGAGGCGCCCAGGGCTACGCCGTAGGCCGCTGA
- the sthA gene encoding Si-specific NAD(P)(+) transhydrogenase codes for MYDYDLLVLGSGPSGQKAAIAAAKLGRRVAIVDRRDMLGGVCINTGTVPSKTLREAVLYLTGLSQRDLYGSSYRVKEDITVADLAARTQHVITRQTDVIRNQLARNKVSLITGTGRFADAHSVWVDAGSGRETRVSFDKAVIAAGTRPARPDSVDFDDRTIVDSDGVINLQAVPRSMVVVGAGVIGMEYASLFAALGTKVTVVERRPRMLDFCDEEIVESLKYHLRDLSVTFRFGEEVAAVEKHRSAALCVLRSGKKIAADTVMYSAGRQGQTDDLALEAAGLTADHRGRITVDADYRTGVENIYAVGDVIGFPALASTSMEQGRLAAQHACGEPARGMSDLQPIGIYTIPEISFVGKTEEELTDASVPFEVGIARYRELARGQIVGDSYGMLKLLVSPENGRLLGVHVFGTGATEIVHIGQAVMGCGGTVDYLLDAVFNYPTLAEAYKVAALDAANKIRNITRIDT; via the coding sequence GTGTATGACTACGACCTGCTGGTGCTGGGCTCCGGACCGAGTGGACAGAAAGCGGCGATCGCCGCGGCCAAGCTGGGCCGCCGGGTGGCGATCGTCGACCGCCGCGACATGCTCGGCGGGGTGTGCATCAACACCGGGACCGTGCCCTCCAAGACGCTGCGCGAAGCCGTCCTCTACCTGACCGGGCTGAGCCAGCGCGACCTCTACGGCAGCAGCTACCGGGTCAAGGAGGACATCACCGTCGCCGACCTGGCCGCCCGCACCCAGCACGTGATCACCCGGCAGACCGACGTCATCCGCAACCAGCTGGCCCGCAACAAGGTCTCGCTGATCACCGGCACCGGCCGGTTCGCCGACGCCCACTCCGTGTGGGTGGACGCCGGCTCCGGCCGGGAGACCCGGGTCAGCTTCGACAAGGCGGTCATCGCCGCCGGCACCCGCCCGGCCCGCCCGGACAGCGTCGACTTCGACGACCGGACGATCGTCGACTCCGACGGCGTCATCAACCTCCAGGCCGTCCCGCGCAGCATGGTCGTGGTCGGCGCCGGCGTGATCGGCATGGAGTACGCGTCCCTGTTCGCCGCGCTCGGCACCAAGGTGACTGTGGTCGAGCGCCGCCCGCGGATGCTGGACTTCTGCGACGAGGAGATCGTCGAATCCCTGAAGTACCACCTGCGGGACCTGTCGGTGACCTTCCGCTTCGGCGAGGAGGTGGCCGCCGTGGAGAAGCACCGCAGCGCCGCGCTCTGCGTGCTGCGCAGCGGCAAGAAGATCGCGGCGGACACCGTGATGTACTCCGCCGGGCGCCAGGGGCAGACCGACGACCTCGCGCTGGAGGCGGCCGGGCTCACCGCCGACCACCGGGGCCGGATCACCGTCGACGCGGACTACCGCACCGGCGTCGAGAACATCTACGCCGTCGGCGACGTGATCGGCTTCCCCGCGCTGGCGTCCACCTCGATGGAACAGGGCCGGCTGGCCGCGCAGCACGCCTGCGGCGAACCGGCGCGCGGCATGTCGGACCTGCAACCGATCGGCATCTACACCATCCCGGAGATCAGTTTCGTCGGGAAGACCGAGGAGGAGCTGACCGACGCGTCCGTCCCGTTCGAGGTGGGCATCGCCCGCTACCGGGAACTGGCCCGTGGCCAGATCGTCGGCGACTCGTACGGGATGCTGAAGCTGCTGGTGTCACCCGAGAACGGGCGGCTGCTCGGGGTGCACGTGTTCGGCACCGGCGCCACCGAGATCGTCCACATCGGGCAGGCGGTGATGGGCTGCGGCGGTACCGTCGACTACCTGCTCGACGCGGTGTTCAACTACCCGACGCTGGCCGAGGCGTACAAGGTGGCCGCGCTGGACGCCGCCAACAAGATCCGCAACATCACCCGCATCGACACCTGA
- a CDS encoding ABC transporter ATP-binding protein — MSDQVLEIRGLCVDYGVGADAVRAVRDVDLTLHRGEVLGLAGESGSGKSTLAYGLTRLLPPPGVVSGGQVIYHPADGPPVDVLTLSPAKLREFRWAETSIVFQGAMNSLNPVHKVSTQLLDVIRAHEPKSTAAGRLARAKDLLRLVGISADRLDSYPHQLSGGMRQRVMIAMALALEPQVVIMDEPTTALDVVMQRQILGQLAELRERLGFAVLFITHDLSLLVEFSDRIAIMYGGRIVEEAPAARLYAEPLHPYTEGLLHSFPALHGPRRELTGIPGSPPDLRAMPSGCAFHPRCPKAFDGCDEQVPVLGAPRVDDPARAVACHLHPAVAPLSR; from the coding sequence ATGAGCGACCAGGTGCTGGAGATCCGCGGGCTGTGCGTCGACTACGGCGTCGGCGCGGACGCGGTCCGTGCGGTCCGCGACGTCGACCTGACGCTGCACCGCGGCGAGGTGCTCGGCCTGGCCGGGGAGAGCGGCAGCGGCAAGTCCACCCTGGCGTACGGACTCACCCGGTTGCTGCCCCCGCCCGGCGTGGTCAGCGGCGGCCAGGTGATCTACCACCCGGCCGACGGCCCGCCGGTCGACGTGCTCACGCTCAGCCCGGCGAAGCTGCGCGAGTTCCGCTGGGCGGAGACGTCGATCGTGTTCCAGGGCGCGATGAACTCGCTCAACCCGGTGCACAAGGTCTCCACCCAGCTGCTCGACGTGATCCGGGCGCACGAGCCGAAGAGCACGGCGGCGGGCCGGCTGGCCCGCGCGAAGGATCTGCTGCGCCTGGTCGGCATCTCCGCCGACCGGCTGGACAGCTACCCGCACCAACTCTCCGGCGGCATGCGGCAACGGGTCATGATCGCGATGGCGCTGGCGCTGGAACCGCAGGTGGTCATCATGGACGAACCGACCACCGCGCTGGACGTGGTGATGCAGCGGCAGATCCTCGGCCAGCTCGCCGAGCTGCGCGAACGTCTCGGCTTCGCGGTGCTGTTCATCACCCACGACCTGTCGCTGCTGGTCGAGTTCTCCGACCGCATCGCGATCATGTACGGCGGCCGGATCGTCGAGGAGGCGCCCGCCGCCCGGCTGTACGCCGAACCGCTGCACCCGTACACCGAGGGGTTGCTGCACTCGTTCCCGGCGCTGCACGGGCCGCGCCGCGAACTGACCGGCATCCCCGGCTCCCCGCCGGACCTGCGTGCCATGCCGTCCGGGTGCGCGTTCCACCCCCGCTGCCCGAAGGCGTTCGACGGGTGCGACGAGCAGGTGCCGGTGCTCGGCGCGCCGCGCGTCGACGACCCGGCGCGGGCCGTCGCGTGCCATCTGCACCCGGCCGTCGCGCCGCTGTCCCGCTGA
- a CDS encoding GH1 family beta-glucosidase produces the protein MDTDLTRPSSVTGPDPIDTLPPTFRWGVATSSYQIEGAVAEDGRTPSIWDTFCRVPGAVANGDHGDVACDHYHRMPQDVALIADLGLDTYRFSVAWPRVQPGGRGPANVAGLAFYDRLVDELLGRGVEPWVTLYHWDLPQELEDAGGWPNRDTAYRFADYAELVFAALGDRVRTWTTLNEPWCSAMLGYAYGNHAPGRRDLGDGIAAAHHLLLGHGLATRRLREAARSPIELGLTLNLATADPATDSAADRDAARAADGLGNRLYLDPVLRGEYPRDVIADLAAEGVRIPVEDGDLDVIATPIDVLGVNYYFGQLHSGVDEQGRDRDDDGKPVRRVVRRDLPRTAMDWEIVPESFTDLLVRLHRDYPGTPMVITENGAAFDDEPDADGFVADDDRVGYLTEHLRAVARARAAGADVRGYFAWSLLDNFEWAYGYDKRFGIVRVDYDTQRRTPKRSALWYRDTVRRVRGQR, from the coding sequence ATGGACACCGACCTCACCCGCCCGTCGTCAGTCACCGGTCCGGACCCGATCGACACGCTGCCGCCGACCTTCCGGTGGGGGGTGGCGACGTCGTCGTACCAGATCGAGGGCGCGGTGGCCGAAGACGGCCGCACCCCGTCGATCTGGGACACGTTCTGCCGGGTGCCGGGCGCGGTGGCGAACGGCGACCACGGCGACGTGGCGTGCGACCACTACCACCGGATGCCGCAGGACGTCGCGCTCATCGCGGACCTGGGGCTGGACACGTACCGGTTCTCGGTGGCCTGGCCCCGGGTGCAGCCGGGCGGGCGCGGCCCGGCGAACGTGGCCGGGCTGGCCTTCTACGACCGGCTGGTGGACGAACTGCTCGGCCGGGGCGTCGAGCCGTGGGTGACGCTCTACCACTGGGACCTGCCGCAGGAGCTGGAGGACGCCGGCGGCTGGCCGAACCGGGACACCGCGTACCGGTTCGCCGACTACGCGGAACTGGTCTTCGCCGCGCTCGGCGACCGGGTCCGCACCTGGACCACGCTCAACGAGCCGTGGTGCTCGGCGATGCTCGGGTACGCCTACGGCAACCACGCCCCGGGCCGGCGCGACCTGGGCGACGGCATCGCCGCGGCGCACCACCTGCTGCTCGGGCACGGGCTGGCGACGCGGCGGCTGCGCGAGGCGGCCCGGTCCCCGATCGAGCTGGGCCTCACGCTGAACCTGGCCACCGCCGACCCGGCGACCGACAGCGCGGCCGACCGGGACGCGGCGCGCGCCGCCGACGGGCTGGGCAACCGGCTCTACCTCGACCCGGTGCTGCGCGGGGAGTACCCGCGCGACGTGATCGCCGACCTGGCCGCCGAGGGCGTGCGGATCCCGGTGGAGGACGGCGACCTGGACGTCATCGCCACCCCGATCGACGTGCTGGGCGTCAACTACTACTTCGGGCAGCTGCACTCCGGGGTGGACGAGCAGGGCCGCGACCGCGACGACGACGGCAAGCCGGTACGCCGGGTGGTCCGCCGCGACCTGCCGCGTACCGCGATGGACTGGGAGATCGTGCCGGAGTCCTTCACCGACCTGCTGGTGCGGCTGCACCGCGACTACCCGGGCACGCCCATGGTGATCACCGAGAACGGCGCCGCGTTCGACGACGAGCCGGACGCCGACGGGTTCGTCGCCGACGACGACCGGGTCGGCTACCTCACCGAGCACCTGCGGGCGGTGGCCCGCGCCCGGGCCGCCGGCGCGGACGTGCGCGGCTACTTCGCCTGGTCGCTGCTGGACAACTTCGAGTGGGCGTACGGCTACGACAAGCGGTTCGGCATCGTCCGGGTCGACTACGACACGCAGCGCCGCACCCCCAAGCGCAGCGCGCTCTGGTACCGCGACACCGTGCGGCGGGTACGCGGGCAGCGCTGA
- a CDS encoding glycosyl hydrolase family 18 protein, protein MRLGRGMTALLGGVALLAATAAALPATAATPAGAVGTLVACDAPVWAEGVTWTAGSRATYGGRLYQALVTHTPPAGAGWNPAAVPALWTDLGACTGGTPSPSPTTRPPSPTPSASPTASPTRTPTASPTPTTPGGDTCALRSRPSGRVLQGYWENWDGAANGVHPGLGWIPITDSRITGHGYNVVTAAFPVIRADGTVLWEDGMDAGVKVPTPAQVCQAKAAGLTVLLSIGGATAGIDLSSSAVADRFVATVVPILKRHNFDGIDIDIETGLTGSGNINQLSPSQANLIRIIDGVLAQMPAGFGLTMAPETAYVTGGSVTYGSIWGAYLPIVKKYADNGRLWWLNMQYYNGSMYGCAGDSYPAGTVAGFVAQTNCLDAGLVIQGTTIRVPLDRQVPGLPAQVGAGGGYMGPALVAQAWNTYQGRLKGLMTWSVNWDGSKGWTFGDNVRSLQGR, encoded by the coding sequence ATGCGACTCGGACGTGGGATGACCGCTCTGCTCGGTGGCGTCGCGCTGCTCGCCGCCACCGCCGCCGCCCTGCCCGCCACCGCCGCCACCCCGGCCGGCGCCGTCGGCACGCTCGTCGCGTGTGACGCGCCGGTCTGGGCCGAGGGCGTCACCTGGACCGCCGGCAGCCGCGCCACCTATGGCGGCCGGCTCTACCAGGCGCTCGTCACGCACACCCCGCCGGCCGGCGCGGGCTGGAACCCGGCCGCCGTACCGGCCCTCTGGACCGACCTCGGCGCCTGCACCGGCGGCACGCCGTCGCCGAGCCCGACCACCCGGCCGCCGTCGCCCACCCCCTCCGCCTCTCCGACGGCCTCCCCCACGCGGACGCCGACCGCCTCCCCGACCCCGACGACGCCGGGCGGGGACACCTGCGCGCTGCGGTCCCGGCCGTCGGGCAGGGTGCTCCAGGGCTACTGGGAGAACTGGGACGGTGCCGCGAACGGCGTGCACCCCGGGCTCGGCTGGATCCCGATCACCGACTCCCGGATCACCGGACACGGCTACAACGTGGTGACCGCCGCGTTCCCGGTCATCCGCGCCGACGGCACCGTGCTCTGGGAGGACGGCATGGACGCCGGCGTCAAGGTGCCAACCCCGGCGCAGGTGTGCCAGGCCAAGGCCGCCGGGCTCACCGTGCTGCTGTCCATCGGCGGCGCCACCGCCGGCATCGACCTCAGCTCCAGCGCGGTGGCCGACCGGTTCGTCGCCACCGTCGTGCCGATCCTCAAGCGGCACAACTTCGACGGCATCGACATCGACATCGAGACCGGCCTGACCGGCAGCGGGAACATCAACCAGCTCTCCCCCTCGCAGGCCAACCTGATCCGGATCATCGACGGGGTGCTGGCCCAGATGCCGGCCGGCTTCGGGCTCACCATGGCGCCGGAGACCGCGTACGTCACCGGAGGCAGCGTCACCTACGGCTCGATCTGGGGCGCGTACCTGCCGATCGTGAAGAAGTACGCCGACAACGGGCGGCTGTGGTGGCTGAACATGCAGTACTACAACGGCTCGATGTACGGCTGCGCCGGTGACTCGTACCCGGCCGGCACCGTGGCCGGTTTCGTCGCCCAGACCAACTGCCTCGACGCGGGCCTGGTCATCCAGGGCACCACCATCCGCGTACCGCTGGACCGGCAGGTCCCCGGGCTGCCCGCGCAGGTCGGCGCCGGCGGCGGCTACATGGGCCCGGCGCTGGTGGCCCAGGCGTGGAACACCTACCAGGGGCGCCTCAAGGGCCTGATGACCTGGTCGGTCAACTGGGACGGGTCGAAGGGCTGGACGTTCGGCGACAACGTCCGGTCCCTGCAGGGCCGCTGA
- a CDS encoding ABC transporter permease: MRFLLQRVAFYLFTAWAAITLNFFIPRMVPGDPVQSLISRNQGRISADAIASLRVLFGLDSDRSLWEQYVAYWGQLLRGDLGLSFTFFPAPVSEVIGSSLPWTVGLVGVTTIVSFLLGTALGVGAGWRRGSWIDGLLPATTFLSSIPYFWLGLVAIALFAGPGSFFPSSGGYEPGLVPAFDAYFVPSAIQHSILPAATILVSSMSGWILSMRNMMVTVASEDYITVAHAKGLSERRVALSYAARNALLPNVSGFALSLGFIVGGTLLVEIVFSYPGLGFQLFQAVGAKDYPLMQGIFLIITISVLVANLLADVAYLLLDPRTRKS, from the coding sequence GTGAGGTTCCTGCTGCAACGGGTGGCCTTCTACCTGTTCACCGCCTGGGCGGCGATCACCCTCAACTTCTTCATCCCGCGGATGGTGCCGGGCGACCCGGTGCAGTCGCTGATCTCCCGCAACCAGGGCCGGATCAGCGCCGACGCGATCGCATCGCTACGGGTGCTGTTCGGGCTGGACTCCGACCGGTCGCTGTGGGAGCAGTACGTCGCCTACTGGGGACAGCTCCTGCGCGGCGACCTGGGACTGTCGTTCACGTTCTTCCCCGCCCCGGTGTCGGAGGTGATCGGGAGCAGCCTGCCGTGGACCGTCGGCCTGGTCGGCGTCACCACGATCGTCAGCTTCCTGCTCGGCACCGCGCTCGGCGTCGGCGCGGGCTGGCGGCGCGGCTCGTGGATCGACGGGCTGCTGCCGGCCACCACGTTCCTGTCCTCGATCCCGTACTTCTGGCTGGGCCTGGTCGCGATCGCGCTGTTCGCCGGGCCGGGCAGCTTCTTCCCCTCCTCCGGCGGCTACGAGCCGGGCCTGGTGCCGGCGTTCGACGCGTACTTCGTGCCGAGCGCGATCCAGCACAGCATCCTGCCCGCGGCGACCATCCTGGTGTCGTCGATGAGCGGCTGGATCCTCAGCATGCGCAACATGATGGTCACCGTCGCGAGCGAGGACTACATCACCGTGGCGCACGCCAAGGGGCTGTCCGAGCGCCGGGTGGCGCTCAGCTACGCCGCCCGCAACGCGCTGCTGCCGAACGTGTCCGGGTTCGCGCTGTCCCTGGGCTTCATCGTCGGCGGCACGCTGCTCGTGGAGATCGTCTTCTCGTACCCGGGTCTGGGGTTCCAGCTCTTCCAGGCCGTCGGCGCGAAGGACTACCCGCTGATGCAGGGCATCTTCCTGATCATCACGATCTCGGTGCTGGTGGCGAACCTGCTCGCCGACGTGGCGTACCTGCTCCTCGACCCGCGGACCCGAAAGAGCTGA